Proteins co-encoded in one Eriocheir sinensis breed Jianghai 21 chromosome 5, ASM2467909v1, whole genome shotgun sequence genomic window:
- the LOC126984766 gene encoding collagen alpha-2(I) chain-like isoform X1: protein MKFLVAMCLLAAGVSAQYGQSGIVYPDGRLVQFTREEADNIAAVGEAGVVMHDGTHVQFDRDFAAHHAGTPAAPAPVPVPQEAQGPYGYSGIVYPDGNNVQFTPEQADEIVLVGPSGVVKAGGRNVQLNSDGLPSRRKRSPSQVLLTGPSGVLFKDGQKRHLPVGVEIVVEGPSGAVLANGDNVQYRKKRSPSQVLLTGPSGVLFKDGQKRHLPVGVEIVVEGPSGAVLANGDNVQYRKKRSPSQVLLAGPSGVLFNDGQKRHLPVGVEIAVEGPSGAVLTNGDNVQYRKKRSPSQVLLAGPSGVLFNDGQKRHLPVGVEIAVEGPSGAVLTNGDNVQYRKKRSSGAVVGPSGLITPSGRLIQLAPGVSVVSAGPSAALLSTGEGIQYSRKKRAVVGESGIITPGGRLIQLPHGVTVLLAGPSAALLSNGDSVQYEH from the exons ATGAAGTTTTTG GTAGCCATGTGCCTGCTGGCGGCGGGCGTCAGCGCCCAGTACGGGCAGTCTGGCATCGTGTATCCTGACGGCAGGCTGGTGCAGTTCACCCGCGAAGAGGCCGACAACATCGCCGCCGTCGGGGAGGCGGGCGTCGTCATGCATGACGGAACCCATGTCCAGTTTGACCGCGATTTTGCCGCCCATCATGCTGGCACCCCCGCCGCACCCGCGCCCGTGCCCGTCCCACAGGAGGCTCAGGGTCCCTACGGCTACTCTGGTATCGTGTACCCTGACGGCAACAACGTGCAGTTCACCCCAGAGCAAGCCGATGAGATCGTTCTTGTCGGGCCCTCCGGTGTCGTCAAGGCCGGCGGCAGGAACGTGCAGCTGAACAGCGACGGTCTGCCCTCCCGCAGGAAGCGTTCCCCCTCCCAGGTGCTGCTCACAGGCCCCTCCGGCGTGCTCTTCAAGGACGGCCAGAAAAGGCACCTGCCTGTAGGTGTTGAGATCGTAGTGGAGGGCCCCTCCGGCGCCGTCCTCGCCAACGGTGACAACGTCCAGTACCGCAAGAAGCGTTCCCCCTCCCAGGTGCTGCTCACAGGCCCCTCCGGCGTGCTCTTCAAGGACGGCCAGAAAAGGCACCTGCCTGTAGGAGTTGAGATCGTAGTGGAGGGCCCCTCCGGCGCCGTCCTCGCCAACGGTGACAACGTCCAGTACCGCAAGAAGCGTTCCCCCTCCCAG GTGCTGCTCGCAGGCCCCTCCGGCGTGCTCTTCAATGACGGCCAGAAAAGGCACCTGCCTGTAGGTGTTGAGATCGCAGTGGAGGGCCCCTCTGGCGCCGTCCTTACCAACGGTGACAACGTCCAGTACCGCAAGAAGCGTTCCCCCTCCCAG GTGCTGCTCGCAGGCCCCTCCGGCGTGCTCTTCAATGACGGCCAGAAAAGGCACCTGCCTGTAGGTGTTGAGATCGCAGTGGAGGGCCCCTCCGGCGCCGTCCTCACCAACGGTGACAACGTCCAGTACCGCAAGAAGCGATCTTCCGGAGCAGTGGTTGGCCCATCAGGTTTGATCACCCCAAGCGGCAGGCTGATCCAGCTTGCTCCTGGAGTCTCCGTTGTTAGTGCTGGTCCATCTGCTGCTCTTCTCTCCACCGGAGAAGGCATCCAGTACAGCCGAAAGAAGCGGGCCGTAGTTGGCGAGAGCGGCATCATCACCCCTGGCGGCAGGCTTATCCAGCTCCCCCACGGCGTCACCGTTCTCCTTGCAGGACCCTCCGCGGCTCTGCTTTCCAACGGCGACTCTGTCCAGTATGAACATTAA
- the LOC126984766 gene encoding collagen alpha-1(I) chain-like isoform X3 — MKFLVAMCLLAAGVSAQYGQSGIVYPDGRLVQFTREEADNIAAVGEAGVVMHDGTHVQFDRDFAAHHAGTPAAPAPVPVPQEAQGPYGYSGIVYPDGNNVQFTPEQADEIVLVGPSGVVKAGGRNVQLNSDGLPSRRKRSPSQVLLTGPSGVLFKDGQKRHLPVGVEIVVEGPSGAVLANGDNVQYRKKRSPSQVLLTGPSGVLFKDGQKRHLPVGVEIVVEGPSGAVLANGDNVQYRKKRSPSQVLLTGPSGVLFKDGQKRHLPVGVEIVVEGPSGAVLANGDNVQYRKKRSSGAVVGPSGLITPSGRLIQLAPGVSVVSAGPSAALLSTGEGIQYSRKKRAVVGESGIITPGGRLIQLPHGVTVLLAGPSAALLSNGDSVQYEH; from the exons ATGAAGTTTTTG GTAGCCATGTGCCTGCTGGCGGCGGGCGTCAGCGCCCAGTACGGGCAGTCTGGCATCGTGTATCCTGACGGCAGGCTGGTGCAGTTCACCCGCGAAGAGGCCGACAACATCGCCGCCGTCGGGGAGGCGGGCGTCGTCATGCATGACGGAACCCATGTCCAGTTTGACCGCGATTTTGCCGCCCATCATGCTGGCACCCCCGCCGCACCCGCGCCCGTGCCCGTCCCACAGGAGGCTCAGGGTCCCTACGGCTACTCTGGTATCGTGTACCCTGACGGCAACAACGTGCAGTTCACCCCAGAGCAAGCCGATGAGATCGTTCTTGTCGGGCCCTCCGGTGTCGTCAAGGCCGGCGGCAGGAACGTGCAGCTGAACAGCGACGGTCTGCCCTCCCGCAGGAAGCGTTCCCCCTCCCAGGTGCTGCTCACAGGCCCCTCCGGCGTGCTCTTCAAGGACGGCCAGAAAAGGCACCTGCCTGTAGGTGTTGAGATCGTAGTGGAGGGCCCCTCCGGCGCCGTCCTCGCCAACGGTGACAACGTCCAGTACCGCAAGAAGCGTTCCCCCTCCCAGGTGCTGCTCACAGGCCCCTCCGGCGTGCTCTTCAAGGACGGCCAGAAAAGGCACCTGCCTGTAGGAGTTGAGATCGTAGTGGAGGGCCCCTCCGGCGCCGTCCTCGCCAACGGTGACAACGTCCAGTACCGCAAGAAGCGTTCCCCCTCCCAGGTGCTGCTCACAGGCCCCTCCGGCGTGCTCTTCAAGGACGGCCAGAAAAGGCACCTGCCTGTAGGAGTTGAGATCGTAGTGGAGGGCCCCTCCGGCGCCGTCCTCGCCAACGGTGACAACGTCCAGTACCGCAAGAAGCGATCCTCCGGAGCAGTGGTTGGCCCATCAG GTCTGATCACCCCAAGCGGCAGGCTGATCCAGCTTGCTCCTGGAGTCTCCGTTGTTAGTGCTGGTCCATCTGCTGCTCTTCTCTCCACCGGAGAAGGCATCCAGTACAGCCGAAAGAAGCGGGCCGTAGTTGGCGAGAGCGGCATCATCACCCCTGGCGGCAGGCTTATCCAGCTCCCCCACGGCGTCACCGTTCTCCTTGCAGGACCCTCCGCGGCTCTGCTTTCCAACGGCGACTCTGTCCAGTATGAACATTAA
- the LOC126984766 gene encoding collagen alpha-1(I) chain-like isoform X4, translated as MKFLVAMCLLAAGVSAQYGQSGIVYPDGRLVQFTREEADNIAAVGEAGVVMHDGTHVQFDRDFAAHHAGTPAAPAPVPVPQEAQGPYGYSGIVYPDGNNVQFTPEQADEIVLVGPSGVVKAGGRNVQLNSDGLPSRRKRSPSQVLLTGPSGVLFKDGQKRHLPVGVEIVVEGPSGAVLANGDNVQYRKKRSPSQVLLTGPSGVLFKDGQKRHLPVGVEIVVEGPSGAVLANGDNVQYRKKRSPSQVLLAGPSGVLFNNGQKRHLPVGVEIAVEGPSGAVLTNGDNVQYRKKRSSGAVVGPSGLITPSGRLIQLAPGVSVVSAGPSAALLSTGEGIQYSRKKRAVVGESGIITPGGRLIQLPHGVTVLLAGPSAALLSNGDSVQYEH; from the exons ATGAAGTTTTTG GTAGCCATGTGCCTGCTGGCGGCGGGCGTCAGCGCCCAGTACGGGCAGTCTGGCATCGTGTATCCTGACGGCAGGCTGGTGCAGTTCACCCGCGAAGAGGCCGACAACATCGCCGCCGTCGGGGAGGCGGGCGTCGTCATGCATGACGGAACCCATGTCCAGTTTGACCGCGATTTTGCCGCCCATCATGCTGGCACCCCCGCCGCACCCGCGCCCGTGCCCGTCCCACAGGAGGCTCAGGGTCCCTACGGCTACTCTGGTATCGTGTACCCTGACGGCAACAACGTGCAGTTCACCCCAGAGCAAGCCGATGAGATCGTTCTTGTCGGGCCCTCCGGTGTCGTCAAGGCCGGCGGCAGGAACGTGCAGCTGAACAGCGACGGTCTGCCCTCCCGCAGGAAGCGTTCCCCCTCCCAGGTGCTGCTCACAGGCCCCTCCGGCGTGCTCTTCAAGGACGGCCAGAAAAGGCACCTGCCTGTAGGTGTTGAGATCGTAGTGGAGGGCCCCTCCGGCGCCGTCCTCGCCAACGGTGACAACGTCCAGTACCGCAAGAAGCGTTCCCCCTCCCAGGTGCTGCTCACAGGCCCCTCCGGCGTGCTCTTCAAGGACGGCCAGAAAAGGCACCTGCCTGTAGGAGTTGAGATCGTAGTGGAGGGCCCCTCCGGCGCCGTCCTCGCCAACGGTGACAACGTCCAGTACCGCAAGAAGCGTTCCCCCTCCCAG GTGCTGCTCGCAGGCCCCTCCGGCGTGCTCTTCAATAACGGCCAGAAAAGGCACCTGCCTGTAGGAGTTGAGATCGCAGTGGAGGGCCCCTCCGGCGCCGTCCTCACCAACGGTGACAACGTCCAGTACCGCAAGAAGCGATCTTCCGGAGCAGTGGTTGGCCCATCAGGTCTGATCACCCCAAGCGGCAGGCTGATCCAGCTTGCTCCTGGAGTCTCCGTTGTTAGTGCTGGTCCATCTGCTGCTCTTCTCTCCACCGGAGAAGGCATCCAGTACAGCCGAAAGAAGCGGGCCGTAGTTGGCGAGAGCGGCATCATCACCCCTGGCGGCAGGCTTATCCAGCTCCCCCACGGCGTCACCGTTCTCCTTGCAGGACCCTCCGCGGCTCTGCTTTCCAACGGCGACTCTGTCCAGTATGAACATTAA